From the Butyrivibrio fibrisolvens genome, the window ATAAGGCTTAAGAACAAAGGTGTCCCTGTTATGGGTCATAAAGATAAAAATGGAGACCATTACGTCACGATTGAAGTAATAGTCCCCAGAAATCTTTCAAAACAGGCTTGCCAGAAGCTAAAAGAATTCGAAAAGCTGGCAGGATAAGATTAGATAACTCAAACTTCGCACTTATAAAACTACTTAATAACTTGAATATTCCTGAGACTAGCCATTAATAAATGATTTTCTTGTCTTTGAAAATCATATTAAATTCAAGAGCTTGATAGATGGAGGTTTATATTCCTGTTTAGGGTCCGCATGTCTGAGCGGAGCGAGTTCCCGACATAGAAGTTCATCCATGAACTTCTGAACATGTCGTAACTACGTCCTGTAGTTTCGGACCCTGGGAATAGAAATCTCCATCTATCATGCCTTGAATTTTATATAATTTTCATGACAAGAAAATCATTTATTAACGGCCAGCCTCAGGAATAGGCGAAAACTTAATTATTTTACAAGTGCGAAGTTCTTGAAAATCTGAATTTAGCCATAAAACATATTGAAATCATAGCATTCCATTAACTTCATCAATTACGTCAAGAAGGCCTGCATCTATATATTCATCAATGATCTTGTTCCATACGTCTTCTACGGGTTCTTCACTAAGCATGACGTCCTTGAAGATATCTTTAACCTTTATAGAGAAGCCGTTTCCAGATTCATATAAAGCCTTAGTACATTCGTAGCTATAAGGCGGTATTTCAAGGGTTCGTGCCTTTTCCACTCTCTCTTTATCCATTTGAACATAGCTGTCTGGCACAAGGTTAGGGAAGCCTGTGCCATCATTATTGCCATAATTCCAGCAGACAAGAGATGCAAACATTTCAAGGCTGTGATACTTGTCAGATGGCTTATCATACAGGATCGTAACCTGGCCATTATCGTCCATACTATAAGTATCATCTACTATGCCAAAATTACTAAGAAGTGTTCCTTCTTCGGACAAAAGATAGTCGTATAAAGCAAGTATCCTGTCCATCTTTTCATCTGATACTTTCGAACTGATATAAGTTTCGCTCCAGGCATAATCCCAGGCGGTGTAGTAAGTGTTACCATCTATCGAAGGAAGAAGGTCCAGATATTTGACGTCTTCAAAAAAATCATGACCGTGCATTTCTTTCCAGTACTGGCCGATATTTTCATATGTCTTGGTATTGCTTATGCCGCCATCAATGCATATGGCAGCACTTTTGCCGCTCAGAAATTTTTCCTCTGCCTGAGAAGTAGTTGTAAAAAGGATGTCCTCTTCTATCGTGCCCTCTTCATACATGTCTCTGACAAGGTTCCAGGTCGGCAGGGCGTCTTCACCAAGGCTTTCTCCTGCAAATATAGCAGGAACATATTTCTCTCCATTTGAAACCCAGTAAAAAGATGAATCGCCTACAGCCGCAAGAGGCATACTATAAGTAAACAAAGGTGCGATCAGCATTGAATAATCCTTGGAGGTCATACCTTTTATATCTGTATTTTCACTATCTGTCTTAATGATAGCCTGGATCATATCCCTGAATTCATCCCAGTTTTCAGGCTCTTTGGTAATTCCGGCAGCTTTAGCAAGATCCCATCTGTAAAGGATAGTCCTGTCCTTAACTGTCTCTGCCTGCTCTGAGTATGTCTGCCTGAAGATACAATAGGTCTTTCCATTTATCTGGCAGGTCTCCGTCTCAGGAGAATCCATGTATCTGCTTAAATTCTCATATTTTGAAAGGTCGCTTGGGATCTCATGTAATAATCCCTGTTCAGCCCATTCACCCATGGTATTGGATGTACGATATGCTCCTACAAATATATCAGGAAGCGTATTGTTTTCAGCCCAAAGCTCTATTTTTGAATAATAGTCATCCCAGGTTATGTTTTCAGGAACTATAGTAATATTAAACTTTTCTTCGATTTTCTTTAGTACTTCATCGCTATCTTTTCCTTCAAGGGCTTTATCTATCTGCCAGTAGGCGATAGAGATATCGAGATGCTCATCATATGTGGTAGTTTCACTGCCTTTTTCAATAACAGGTGTATTTTTACCACATCCCGATATAAGCATGTTTATAGCTATGCTTATAGATACAAGAACTGATATTTTTCTTTTACCGCTGCTGGATTTAAACAAGATAGACATATGAATATGCTCCCCCAGATCCCCTTTTTGTTCATATGCTTGATTTAAGATCTTTTTTATACGTTAGATAAAAAACTCTTTTACCAAGACTTGAAATACCGTAAACGAGATTTCATATGAACGATATTAAAAGTATACCACATAATCAAATAAAAACGCAGAAAAGCGCCTTTTAGTCCAAAAAGGAAAGCGACTATTAAGGCCGCTTTCCCTTAGGACAATTATTTATAAACTACAAAACCAATGAACAACTAATAAAAGAATCATATATCAATAATATGAGGTAGGTGTCAAAAGTTCCTTTTGTATATATATTATTCTCCTGATTCTTCTTCGCCTTCCTCATCTGTCTTCAGATATTCCTGCATATCTGCATCGTAGTCGTGGTTTTCAAGATCTGCTATAGCAGAATCGATCTGTGACTGATAAGTATCAAGTGCTGTCTGAGGTGAAGATGTTCCGCTTGTGATCTCTTCGATCATTGTGTTGATGACGCCGTTGAGCTCTGAGAAGCCGTTAATGGAATTGATCTTAGCGATCTTGTTGTTATAGATGTAAGATACGTTCTCAACTGTCTCGCTGTCATCTGCCCAGCTTTCAAGCTGATCTTCCATAAGGTCATCCCACTCTTCGTTAGTATCAGCTATATCTGTGATGAGATCATAGATAAGTGCTACTGTTTCAGGATCTTCGATTCCGTTAAGCATGAAGCGGCAGCCGTTTTCCTTACCATAGCAGGACCAGTCATCTGCAGAATCTCCCTTAGGGAATGGTACCCAGCCCCAGTCATCTTCCATCTCATTAAGATATGCATATGAGATCCAGAACTCTTCAAGACACATCATGGACTTGCCGTCTCTGAAATCTCCGATAAGTGAATCCCAGCTGTCTACTGACCAGTCAATCTGTCTGTAATCAACTGTAGTTGTGAAATCCTGCATTGCTGTAAGGGCTTCTACAACCTTCTCATCAGAAAGATCAATAGTGATACCTGAATCTGTCTTTTCTGCAACCTGAGCTCCGTTAGAATACAGATAGCACCAGCCAAGGTTTTCTCTTGCATTGAAGCCGTAGATATCAATTGTTCCGTCATTGTCAGAGTCGATATTACCCTGAAGGGCTACTTCTTTGAATTTACTCCATGTCCATTCATCACTGTTAGCAAGTTCATACAGATCCGGAAGGCCGTTCTGCTCGAACAGTGTCTTATTCCAGAAGATACCGTATCTGATCTCAGGATCCTTGAGAAGGAATGTGTAGTTCTTTCCCTTATATTTTCCTGCTTCTACAACATCAGATCTCCATTTATAGTCATCAAAATCAATTACGCCAAGGTCACTTACAGGATAAGCGATTCCACCTTCTATAAGGGAAGGAAGAACAGTTGTTGTAACAGCATATCCGATATCACAAACAGGGTCGCCTGCAAGAACGCTGGTAACATATGCATTAACGTAATCTCCGCCAAGATCTACGAACTCGATCTTACAGTTATAGTTCTCTTCTACGTATGCGATTCTCTCTGAAAGAGCAGCTTCGATCGCATTTTTCTCAGGGTCTGGAGTCATATCATAGTAAGATCCGATTCTTACTACTCTTCCGCCAAAGTCGTATTCAGGCTCCTGAACCTCTTCCTCGGTTGCGGCCTGACCAGCATCAGTCTCCCCTGTATCTACTGTCTGATCCGCAGCATCAGTAGATGAAGCCTGGGTTGTGTCAGTGTTCTGTGCATCTGTTGAGCTACATCCGGCTGCACTGATAACCATCACAGCACTTGTAAGAACTGACATTGCACGCAGTAAAGCACTTCTCTTTTTCATAGTTTTCTCTCCTTTTTATATAGTTTGATTATTAAGCTACATATTCTTCATAGCTTTTTCTTTCCATTCTTACTACATACTTACTTTCTTACTACATACTTACTTTCCATCCTTAATACGTACTTCCTTTACATTTTTAAATCATTCCAGCCTTGACTATTCCCAGAGGACTTTCATCATCCAACGATACCTGAACGCTCGATTCCTTCTACAAAGCTCTTTTGACAGAACAGATATAAGAGAATGAGCGGTATTATAGAAAGAATCGTACCTGTATTGTTCATCATGGATACAAATCCGGGACTGATGAAGTTCATTGAACCGCCGAAGCCTTCATACTCTTTGTATACATTTACTGCAAGTGATCCAAGCGCTGAAGAGATCACTTTTGTATTGTTAAGATACAGTGATGTATAGAAGGAATCCGTCCACTGCCATACAAATCCAAAGAGGAATACTGTAACCATCATAGGTACAGCACTTGGGAGCATTATCTGTATAAAGGTCCTTAGCTTACCACAGCCGTCTACAAATGCTGCCTCTTCAAGCTCTCTTGGCATTCCCTTAAAGAACTGCCTCAGCATGTATATGTACAGTCCATTTCTGATACCCATGCAGGTAAATGCCTGTATGAAGAAAGGCCAGTAGGAATCTATCAGATTCACAGTTCCGCCTGTTGTCAGCTTGAAGATTCCAAAGATATCAAAGAATCTGTATCTTATGAAAAGAGGAAGCATAACAACCTGAGGCGGTACGATCAATGTAAGGATCACGCATCCAAACAGGAGCTTTTTGAATGGAAATCTGAATCTGGCAAATCCATATGCTGTCAGAAGGCAGGCAAAGAGCTGGATGAAAGATATAAGCGCTGATAAAATTATGGTTCTTATAAGCACTGTCCAGTAATCCATTCCGCTTATAGCCAGCCTGTAATTATTCAGGGTGAAGTGCTTGGCTATATATTTGACGCTGGAATCATACAGGTCTTTTTCATTCATAAAAGAGATGCTTATCTTTGCAAAAAGAGGCTGCAGGATTATAAAACATATCCCGACAATAACTGTTCCT encodes:
- a CDS encoding extracellular solute-binding protein gives rise to the protein MSILFKSSSGKRKISVLVSISIAINMLISGCGKNTPVIEKGSETTTYDEHLDISIAYWQIDKALEGKDSDEVLKKIEEKFNITIVPENITWDDYYSKIELWAENNTLPDIFVGAYRTSNTMGEWAEQGLLHEIPSDLSKYENLSRYMDSPETETCQINGKTYCIFRQTYSEQAETVKDRTILYRWDLAKAAGITKEPENWDEFRDMIQAIIKTDSENTDIKGMTSKDYSMLIAPLFTYSMPLAAVGDSSFYWVSNGEKYVPAIFAGESLGEDALPTWNLVRDMYEEGTIEEDILFTTTSQAEEKFLSGKSAAICIDGGISNTKTYENIGQYWKEMHGHDFFEDVKYLDLLPSIDGNTYYTAWDYAWSETYISSKVSDEKMDRILALYDYLLSEEGTLLSNFGIVDDTYSMDDNGQVTILYDKPSDKYHSLEMFASLVCWNYGNNDGTGFPNLVPDSYVQMDKERVEKARTLEIPPYSYECTKALYESGNGFSIKVKDIFKDVMLSEEPVEDVWNKIIDEYIDAGLLDVIDEVNGML
- a CDS encoding extracellular solute-binding protein; the encoded protein is MKKRSALLRAMSVLTSAVMVISAAGCSSTDAQNTDTTQASSTDAADQTVDTGETDAGQAATEEEVQEPEYDFGGRVVRIGSYYDMTPDPEKNAIEAALSERIAYVEENYNCKIEFVDLGGDYVNAYVTSVLAGDPVCDIGYAVTTTVLPSLIEGGIAYPVSDLGVIDFDDYKWRSDVVEAGKYKGKNYTFLLKDPEIRYGIFWNKTLFEQNGLPDLYELANSDEWTWSKFKEVALQGNIDSDNDGTIDIYGFNARENLGWCYLYSNGAQVAEKTDSGITIDLSDEKVVEALTAMQDFTTTVDYRQIDWSVDSWDSLIGDFRDGKSMMCLEEFWISYAYLNEMEDDWGWVPFPKGDSADDWSCYGKENGCRFMLNGIEDPETVALIYDLITDIADTNEEWDDLMEDQLESWADDSETVENVSYIYNNKIAKINSINGFSELNGVINTMIEEITSGTSSPQTALDTYQSQIDSAIADLENHDYDADMQEYLKTDEEGEEESGE
- a CDS encoding carbohydrate ABC transporter permease — encoded protein: MLKIRAQKLGKFLLRIVRGTVIVGICFIILQPLFAKISISFMNEKDLYDSSVKYIAKHFTLNNYRLAISGMDYWTVLIRTIILSALISFIQLFACLLTAYGFARFRFPFKKLLFGCVILTLIVPPQVVMLPLFIRYRFFDIFGIFKLTTGGTVNLIDSYWPFFIQAFTCMGIRNGLYIYMLRQFFKGMPRELEEAAFVDGCGKLRTFIQIMLPSAVPMMVTVFLFGFVWQWTDSFYTSLYLNNTKVISSALGSLAVNVYKEYEGFGGSMNFISPGFVSMMNNTGTILSIIPLILLYLFCQKSFVEGIERSGIVG